tccaaGGAACACAATGAACTATGATTCTTATCCTAATCTGGAGgtgccatgttctcaatatggtTATGATGTAGAGGGTAGGAGGAGAGAAGTGTTGAGGGGAGATGACCAACATGTTGGGTATGGAAGTCCTTATGGCGGTTACTCCAATTCGACATCTTATCCTACTCCAAGGAATACAATGAATCATTACTTTTATCCTAATCTGAGGCTACCATGCTCTCAAGGGGgctatgttatggaaggtaagaGAGGAGTGACGATAGGTGAAGGAAGTAGGAGGAATGAGGGGCCTCAAGCGAGGAATGATCCCAAAGAAGAAACAAGCACAAGTGCTGGGTTCAAAGAAGACTTCAAGTACATAAGTGGTGGATTCAAGGAGATAAAAGAAGACATCGAGTACATAAGGGAAATATTCCTCCGAATGCTCAAGGAGGAAAAACTGAGAGGAAAGAAACCTAACCCTTGTGAAGCAAAAGAGGGGAATGAAGAGGAGAATTTCCCTAACCCTTCTAAAAGAATAGAAGAGAGTGAAAAGTGTTCCAACTCCCAAGAAATTGAAGAGGAGAATTCCCCTAACACTTGTTCCAACTCCcaagaaattgagagagaaaagattaataggagtaagggagtgaaaagtgacaactctagagaGAAAAAAGGAGAGGATATGAGGGAGTTATCACAACACTATTCTAACCCttataaattttctttattCTCTAGTTATTTGAAAAATGGTGCAGGTATTCTTGGAAGCAAACTGAATGTTGAGTCTCAAACTTTAAAGGTTCATGGGGTAGTTGAGAGCTTCCCGAAGGAGCAAATGGACTCTCAAGTTGAAATCCAAGGTAAAGGAGATATTGTGTGCAACTTAAAGGTAAAAAAGCTAATCTTAACACCACAAATGATGTGATTGACCATGTTTTTGAAGTGAGTGTAAATGATAGCTTGTCCTTAATtgagcttaatgagtctttTCCTTGTGATGAGCTTAGTACTATAATGACAATTGACAATGTAGTTGAAATGGATggtccaacactagttgatcctagtgatgactatcttgactcttcttttgagttcaagttgtgtccacctagtgttgaacctcttgattttcatgttagtacattgtcatgtgaGATGTTAGGAacacccactagttgatcctagcgatgaccgaattgattcttctagcaagatcaatttgcgtccaactagtgtggttgcttgtgttgatcaatttgtttgctatgaaaatccactatttgaGGAACCTTGTGATGTGCTTAGTGACCCTCAAGCTAGTGATGATGTTGGTGTAATTGATCATTTACCTAGTCGTGTGCATGAACGTGTTGTGGAAAGTGACCTTTGTCTTTATGAGAGTGGAATTGCATGCTTTGATACTTTGTTGTTAATTGATTCTTCTCTCTTTATAGATAATGTGTTATTTTATATTGACATGACTATTGGGAATAATGAACCTAGTGGGGTGTTTAGTAATGTTGAGCATTTGGTCTCCTTTGGAGACTATAATGTGATACGTAACCCACTATGGAATAATGAAACTCTTTCCCATGACGGAGATCTTCTTTTAGGGAATTATGATCCATTTGTGGGGAAGGAAAGTGTTACAAAGGAAGGTGATTgttgtctagaaatttcaaattcttCGGTTCATGCTCAACTTCATAATAGCCTATTAAATGATCTTATTCTCGAACCTAATAGTGAGGCTACATTGGAGAATGACATAGATGAGGAAGATATCTTAAGTGAtacttttctttattacttgtttgcatatgatgacgctCTTATTTGTGTTGGGGGTGCATCTTATGTTCAGGAAGGTACTTGTGGGCTAGTTAGTTGTTTTATTGACCCTAATTGGTGGCTATACTTCCCATTTGACCCAGGTGTTACCTTGTTGGATTTAGGAACACCTTGTTTGGAAAATGAGTTCCTATGGTGCTTCATGTTAAATAAAACCAATGTAGTATTACATGCTTCGTATTTTGCATCCATTGGTTTTATTACTTCATCCTTATGTCATAAACTTTGGaggaatcaacttcttgatacTTCATGTGTGCCAATGTTATTCACGATTGTCattgatgtgtggttgtaccacaaatttgttCACCCTTGGCATGAACATGTGATTATGCTtttgtgtgctaaccctcaatcctTGAGGAGTGTGTTTTTGTGTCTCTTTCCTTGGGTTTTGCTAGGTTCGGATTTGAGGatgaatccttttgaagaaggggaggatgatatgatcctacttggcacacttcatctcaagacttacatccaaaGCCAAGttatggaacttcaagctctacaagcggcatggatgatagGGATGGCattgaaggcctttggaggctccTACAAGCCACACAAGATGGCTTACGATGTGTGGAAGGTGACTTGGGagttgattgaagaagaagctactagaaaggggaccaactgtgcaaagtggccaaacgtgcaaacaGGGACATTTTTGCAAATTGACTACActtgcaaacttggacaagattaggagttggctatttgtgcaaggaaggttatgcttgcaagaacgCCATGCACggaaggttgattagagggccatctatgcaaggaggggcgtgtttggccattgaaggccaattcgtGAATTGAaaactacactaagaagactagccaaacaaggcccttacttcattaagggtagcattgtaattgcctattagtcttctttacttagcttgtatacatagattgtctttcatttcatttacttagattatgttgaatgatgaaTTGAGAAACTCCTTTAGAGATAAATTGTTTAGCTTAGTAGCTTTAGGGTTAGTTATTATAATgctggattccattgttggtaaactttaattccattgatttcatgaagagttattcatttgtggattcatttgaatcactcttgccttgatttcaaatagtataggttcttttAGGATTGAATTAGATTGGGAGGTGTTAGATTTAATATATCCAAGTTTGCCcataaattcaccctaattgggtcttgcttttatccacttttctcatcccttttcttcaattctcatcccaatttcttGTTATCCTTTAATTTCGCGTTTTAGTGTTGAATTGGTGTTATTACCCAATTCAAATCGTATCATCAAATCCTATTAAAAAGCTACCAAATGGAATTCCCAAtgttcaacaatcacactacaatggttttagatgagaaagattagaactttaatcAATGCTagggatttctacccttgttCGAGAAACTAGGGCTTTTCTAGCCTTAAAAATGGGTTCTTGATCCCTTTCATGAATTACTAACGGACTCCAACCTTGTAGAACTTTCTACTCTAACCCATTACTTTATTAATACTAGGAAAATTTAGAAACTTTACCTCTTGGATGAATTCCACACGcccctatcttcttcttcttgagaaTTCAATAACTTAGGGTTTTAAAGAGATGATTTACTATCAAGAAGGGATGAATATGGTGTGGGAATGATCAAGATTGAGTGATAactcaccttagggttagagagacttttATAGGATTCTTTTCCTtagaaatattgatttgaaacgaagtgggaaataacacaACGAAGTAggatttaaagaaaattcgaaACCAGAAAAATATTTCCCGCTCCGCGCTGAGCCCGCATTGCGGGTGCAACGCCTAATCATGGATTCGTGTTTGCCAAGCGATGTGGCATGAACGCCTAATCATGTTTTTGTCTGCAGCTGTATTTTACGCGACGAGTCCGCAACGCATGCCCAACATGTGTTTCTGACAATCGATATTCGCttagtaaaatgatcataaattCTTGTACGTAGCTCCATTTGTGACCCGCtctatatggttggaaaggtactttagagacctacaactttcatgttttgatttgtcccaaattcccaactcaAATACTCGAAAACTGGACATAACTGAAAATTTTCCCAAACTTAGACGAATTTCAGAATTTCTAACGAACTTCTTTATCTCATTTGGCCCCGAAAAGACCATTTAACACCTGTACCCATCCCGAAGGGATCCATATATAGCTAAGATGACATCTAAACCCCAATTATTTCACATTCACACTTAATGTGGATTTACGGAATGTTACGTTAACCCcccccttaggatcattcgtccccgaatcAAAGTCATGGCCTAAGGTTCTTTACTAAACCTTCAATTTTCATAAGTCTCTAGAGTTCTATTAGTAAAGTGAGACATCCTCAGAGGTAACATACGATTAACCACGTCGTAAAGCATCCTTCAAGCCTAAACACAATAGTGAGATTTATACTTTGCTCTAAACTTTCACATGAAAACACATCCGAAAGGTTCAACACATATCTGTAGTAAGGAACAAATAAGGATATCTCCTCTTCATgtcctcctcggcttcccaagtgGCTTCTTCAGTATTATGATTATGCCACAGGACTTTAACCAAAGCCATATCTTTCGTTCTCAACCTCCTAACTTGACGATCCAAGACTTGTACAGGTTCCTCTTCATAAGACAACCCTTCATTGATTTCAATCTCGTCATGATTCAAGATATGAGAAGGGTCAGGCttgtacaacctcaacatcgAAACGTGAAACATAGGGTGCACCATAGCCATCTCAGATGGTAACttcaactcataagccaccttcCCAATTCTCCTAACAATCTCATAAGGGCTAATGAAatgaggactaagcttgccctttctaCCAAACCGCATTACtcccttcatcggcgacactttcaagaataccttgTCACAAATAGAAAACTCTAGCTCGCGATGCCTCATGTCTGTATATGActtttgtcgactctgagctgtcttGAGTCGTTGCACAATGATGTTCACCTTTTCTATTGCCTCTTGAACTGAGTCAGGACCCAGTAGTTCAACTTCGGTcggttcaaaccatccaattggctaTCTGCAATGTCTctcatacagagcttcataagGAGCAATCTGAATACTTGCTTGATAACTGTttttgtaagcaaattcaacaagaggTAGATGCTCAAACCAATTACCCCCAAAGTCAATAGCGCACGCCCTCAACATGTCTTCCAGAGTCTGAATAGTTCTCTCTGCTTGCCCATCCGTCTGAGGATGAAAGGCAGTGCTCAAGTTCACtcgagttcccaaaccttcttggaatgACTTCCAAAAACGAGCAGTGAATTGAGTCCCTCTGTCAGATATGATAGATGTCAGAACCCCATGTAATCTAACGTTCTCTTTCAAATATAACTTGGTGTAATGTGCCGCAGTATCTGTTGTCTTCACAGGAAGGAAATGAGCAgacttggtgagtctatccacgatcacccaaatagaatcaaacttggtCTTTGTGCGGGGTAAACCCACgacaaagtccatattaatcatctcGCACTTCCATGGGGGAATATTAATGTTTTGAGCCCATCCACCAGGCCTTTGGTGTTCGGCCTTCACCTGCTGACAGTTCAAGCACTTAGCGACAAAGTTAGAGATATCTaccttcatgctcttccaccaataatgttgtttcaaatccttatacatctTGGTAGATCCTGGATGCATAAAATACTTGGAACTATACGCTTCCACCATCAATTCTTGCCGGAGGTCATCAACATCAGGGACACATAAGCGTCCTTACAATTGCAGAACATTATCGTCGGCACCAACGGTGAATGCAGTGTACTCTCACC
This Lycium ferocissimum isolate CSIRO_LF1 unplaced genomic scaffold, AGI_CSIRO_Lferr_CH_V1 ctg26762, whole genome shotgun sequence DNA region includes the following protein-coding sequences:
- the LOC132043647 gene encoding uncharacterized protein LOC132043647, translated to MRHRELEFSICDKVFLKVSPMKGVMRFGRKGKLSPHFISPYEIVRRIGKVAYELKLPSEMAMVHPMFHVSMLRLYKPDPSHILNHDEIEINEGLSYEEEPVQVLDRQVRRLRTKDMALVKVLWHNHNTEEATWEAEEDMKRRYPYLFLTTDMC